From the genome of Halomonas sp. MCCC 1A13316, one region includes:
- a CDS encoding thioesterase family protein yields MRLLETQVAPEWVDYNGHMNDAEYARVFSLAVEALMESIGLCAAGRSRYGYTLYTLETHLCYRREAHEGQTLRVEGRLLDRDAKRLHLFFDLRDAEDNLLATSEQMLMGMNQQSGCPDSFPGPVAEAVTTLPQSATGEWPELAGRRIGIRRA; encoded by the coding sequence ATGCGGCTTCTGGAAACCCAGGTAGCCCCCGAATGGGTCGATTACAACGGACATATGAATGATGCCGAGTACGCCAGGGTCTTCTCCCTGGCCGTCGAGGCGCTGATGGAAAGCATCGGTCTGTGTGCAGCGGGTCGAAGCCGGTACGGCTATACGCTGTATACGCTTGAGACCCATCTCTGCTACCGCCGGGAAGCCCATGAGGGTCAGACACTGCGGGTCGAGGGAAGACTGCTGGATCGGGATGCCAAACGGCTGCATCTCTTCTTCGACTTGCGAGATGCCGAGGACAATCTGCTAGCGACCAGCGAACAGATGCTGATGGGCATGAACCAGCAAAGTGGCTGTCCCGACTCTTTTCCCGGACCTGTCGCAGAGGCCGTAACCACCCTGCCCCAGTCGGCAACGGGAGAATGGCCAGAACTCGCCGGGAGGCGTATCGGCATTCGACGAGCATGA
- a CDS encoding 3-keto-5-aminohexanoate cleavage protein: protein MNRNVILTCAVTGAGDTAGKNPNVPVTPRQIADDCIAAAKAGASIAHIHVRDPETGGISHSTEHFREVMERVREADTDIVMNITAGGGGDWIPDAEDPTRGGPGTDIQTPRERHAPVGELLPELCTLDCGSLNFGDMVYVNPADWLREHARLVQAAGVKPELECFDLGHVWFARQLQQEGLIDGDPLYQLCLGIPWGAEADTETMLAMRNKLPDNANWAAFGIGRQQMPMAVQAVLLGGHARVGLEDNLYLEKGVLATNGQLVEKAAGIIENLGARVMTPAETRAHLALRDPSTGQTAASAAGGEE from the coding sequence ATGAACCGCAATGTCATCCTGACTTGTGCCGTCACCGGCGCCGGCGATACTGCCGGCAAGAACCCCAACGTTCCCGTGACACCCAGACAGATCGCCGATGACTGCATCGCCGCGGCCAAGGCCGGCGCCAGCATTGCCCACATCCACGTGCGTGACCCCGAAACCGGCGGCATCAGCCACTCCACCGAGCACTTCCGCGAGGTGATGGAGCGAGTCCGCGAAGCGGATACCGATATCGTCATGAACATCACCGCCGGCGGCGGCGGCGACTGGATCCCTGACGCCGAAGACCCGACCCGGGGCGGCCCTGGCACCGATATCCAGACCCCGCGCGAACGCCACGCACCAGTAGGCGAGCTGCTGCCGGAGCTGTGCACCCTGGATTGCGGAAGCCTCAACTTCGGCGACATGGTCTACGTCAATCCTGCCGACTGGCTGCGCGAGCACGCCCGCCTGGTGCAGGCCGCCGGGGTCAAGCCCGAACTCGAGTGCTTCGACCTGGGCCACGTCTGGTTCGCCCGACAGCTGCAGCAAGAAGGCTTGATCGACGGCGACCCGCTCTATCAGCTCTGTCTTGGCATACCGTGGGGCGCCGAGGCCGACACAGAGACCATGCTGGCCATGCGCAACAAGCTACCGGACAACGCCAACTGGGCAGCCTTCGGCATCGGTCGTCAACAGATGCCCATGGCTGTGCAAGCCGTGCTTTTGGGCGGTCACGCCCGGGTCGGGCTCGAGGACAATCTTTATCTCGAAAAAGGTGTCTTGGCCACCAATGGCCAGCTGGTCGAGAAGGCCGCCGGTATCATCGAGAACTTGGGGGCTCGGGTCATGACTCCCGCGGAGACCCGCGCGCACCTGGCACTACGTGATCCGAGCACCGGCCAGACCGCTGCCAGCGCCGCGGGAGGTGAGGAATGA
- a CDS encoding L-carnitine dehydrogenase codes for MSRQLSVIGTGVIGNGWIARALANGWDVVAFDPDPAAEARTRAFVDNAWPSLERRGLAEGADPARLTFVGNLEEAVAGADLVQENVPERLELKREILAALDAAAAPQAILGSSTSGFKPSDLQQACTNSPGRVIVAHPFNPVYLLPLVELVGGEATQPDQIEQAQGLYRELAMRPLVVRREIEGHIADRLMEALWREALHLVNDGIATTEEIDAAVIYGCGLRWSLMGTFLTFHLAGGDAGMRHMLEQFGPALKLPWTKLEAPELTDELIDKVVEGCEHQAAGRSVSELDRRRDDFLVEMLDLVQKYWPEAEGLEGRI; via the coding sequence ATGAGCCGTCAACTCTCCGTCATCGGTACCGGCGTCATCGGTAACGGCTGGATCGCCCGGGCATTGGCCAATGGCTGGGATGTGGTCGCCTTCGACCCGGATCCGGCGGCCGAAGCACGCACCCGCGCCTTCGTCGATAACGCCTGGCCGTCTCTCGAGAGACGGGGGCTCGCCGAGGGTGCAGACCCTGCCCGGCTAACCTTCGTCGGCAACCTGGAGGAAGCAGTGGCCGGCGCCGACCTGGTCCAGGAGAACGTACCCGAACGCCTCGAGCTCAAACGCGAGATCCTCGCCGCCCTGGACGCCGCGGCGGCACCGCAAGCGATCCTCGGCTCCTCGACGTCCGGCTTCAAGCCGAGCGACCTGCAGCAGGCATGCACGAACTCACCGGGACGGGTCATCGTTGCCCATCCCTTTAACCCGGTCTACCTGCTGCCGTTGGTAGAGCTGGTCGGGGGCGAGGCTACCCAGCCCGACCAGATCGAACAGGCTCAAGGACTCTACCGGGAGCTGGCCATGCGCCCTCTGGTCGTGCGCCGTGAGATCGAGGGACATATCGCCGACCGCCTCATGGAAGCCCTATGGCGAGAGGCACTGCATCTGGTCAACGACGGCATAGCCACGACCGAGGAGATCGATGCCGCAGTGATCTATGGCTGCGGCCTGCGCTGGTCGTTGATGGGCACCTTCCTCACCTTTCACCTGGCAGGCGGTGATGCCGGAATGCGCCATATGTTGGAGCAGTTCGGTCCGGCACTGAAACTGCCCTGGACGAAGCTGGAGGCACCCGAACTCACCGACGAGCTGATCGACAAGGTAGTGGAAGGCTGCGAGCATCAGGCCGCAGGGCGCTCGGTGAGCGAGCTTGACCGCCGACGCGACGACTTTCTGGTAGAGATGCTCGACCTGGTACAGAAATACTGGCCCGAAGCCGAAGGTCTGGAGGGACGCATCTGA
- a CDS encoding GlxA family transcriptional regulator: MRLDYQGPLPEILGFLLLPRFSMMAFFSAVEPLRIANRIAAQPLFDWMLISEDGQPITASNGMTLLADCAIGDVHQLPSLAVCSGFGPEQTLSRPLMAWLHRLNQANCVLGGLDTGGFLLAEAGLLEGERVTLHWESLPAFQERFPSIETSDDLFELGERRFSCAGGTAAMDMALEVIARRHGPGLAVDVSEQLIHERIRTRSDQQRMSLARRLGIHNRRLVEAISLMERHQEVSLPLSEVAHRSGLSPRQLQRLFEQYLGTSPRDWYRNLRLERAWHLLIESDMEVLSVGLACGFASGSSFSRAFRIRYGVSPREVRRQHAG, encoded by the coding sequence TTGCGCCTGGACTATCAAGGGCCCTTGCCCGAAATACTGGGGTTTCTTTTGCTGCCGCGATTCTCGATGATGGCATTCTTCTCCGCGGTCGAACCGTTACGAATCGCTAATCGAATCGCTGCGCAGCCGCTTTTCGATTGGATGTTGATCAGCGAGGACGGCCAGCCGATCACGGCATCCAACGGCATGACCCTCCTGGCTGATTGTGCCATTGGAGACGTGCATCAACTTCCGTCACTGGCGGTATGCAGTGGTTTTGGTCCCGAGCAGACTTTGAGCCGCCCGCTGATGGCCTGGCTGCATCGCTTGAACCAGGCAAACTGTGTCCTTGGAGGGCTCGACACGGGAGGCTTTTTGCTGGCCGAGGCGGGATTGTTGGAAGGCGAGCGAGTCACTCTGCACTGGGAAAGCCTGCCGGCCTTTCAGGAGCGCTTCCCAAGTATCGAGACGTCTGACGATCTCTTCGAGCTAGGCGAGCGACGTTTTTCCTGCGCTGGAGGTACGGCGGCCATGGATATGGCCTTAGAAGTAATCGCTCGTCGCCACGGACCGGGATTGGCCGTCGATGTATCAGAGCAGCTGATTCACGAACGAATTCGTACCCGTAGCGACCAGCAACGCATGTCGCTGGCCCGGCGGCTAGGCATCCATAACCGCCGTCTGGTGGAGGCCATCTCACTGATGGAGAGGCATCAAGAGGTGTCCCTACCTCTGAGCGAAGTGGCGCACCGTAGCGGTCTTTCTCCAAGGCAACTTCAGCGACTCTTCGAGCAGTACCTTGGCACATCTCCTCGCGATTGGTATCGGAACTTGCGGTTGGAGCGTGCCTGGCATCTTCTCATCGAGTCCGACATGGAGGTTCTGTCCGTGGGGCTGGCGTGCGGCTTTGCTTCCGGCTCCAGTTTCTCGCGAGCCTTCAGAATCCGCTACGGAGTGTCCCCCCGCGAAGTGCGCCGTCAGCATGCCGGTTAA
- a CDS encoding GlxA family transcriptional regulator translates to MSNGNNAAWPYPRPDSPPLLTPEEAEHTLNVWLVPRFSMLTLFCLLEPLRVANRFGRNLFAWRLLSANGDAVVASNGVRIDVDGALESLEDITRLMVVSSYEAEATVRFQDRAVLRRIAAHGGWLGGLDTAPFILARAGVLEGHRVALHWESVPAFRLEFPDLEISPARFEFDPQRLTGSGGVASIDMMLEWIDQAYGPALADAVGRQLVHERARGDGGSAQRQRYRDLSRSVVRALATMEANLAQALPIPEVCRQVGQSQRQLTRLFQRHFGESPQQCYLGMRLDRARQLLADSRCQVTEAALATGFTQLAHFTRAYRRRFDEAPSVTAERGSVAGQHRDGS, encoded by the coding sequence ATGAGCAATGGCAACAATGCTGCGTGGCCCTATCCGCGTCCCGACTCACCCCCCCTGCTGACTCCGGAGGAGGCCGAACATACCCTAAACGTTTGGCTGGTACCCCGGTTCTCCATGCTGACCCTGTTTTGCCTACTGGAGCCGCTGCGCGTGGCCAATCGCTTCGGACGCAACCTGTTCGCCTGGCGGCTCCTTTCGGCGAATGGCGACGCGGTAGTGGCCAGCAACGGCGTCCGAATCGACGTGGATGGCGCGCTGGAGTCGCTGGAAGACATCACGCGCCTGATGGTCGTCTCTTCCTACGAAGCGGAGGCGACGGTGCGCTTCCAGGACCGAGCCGTGCTGCGGCGCATCGCCGCCCACGGCGGCTGGCTGGGTGGCCTGGATACTGCACCCTTCATCCTGGCCCGGGCGGGAGTACTGGAGGGGCATCGGGTGGCATTGCACTGGGAGAGCGTGCCGGCCTTTCGTCTCGAGTTTCCGGATCTGGAGATCAGCCCGGCGCGCTTTGAATTCGATCCCCAGCGACTGACTGGTTCGGGGGGCGTGGCGAGTATCGACATGATGCTGGAGTGGATAGACCAAGCCTATGGACCGGCGCTGGCCGACGCGGTGGGACGCCAATTGGTTCATGAGAGGGCGCGTGGCGACGGTGGCAGCGCTCAACGACAACGGTACCGGGACCTGTCACGCAGTGTGGTACGGGCGTTGGCCACCATGGAAGCCAACCTGGCCCAGGCGCTGCCGATCCCCGAGGTATGTCGGCAGGTGGGACAGTCCCAGCGGCAGCTGACACGACTCTTCCAGCGTCACTTCGGGGAGAGTCCACAGCAATGCTACTTGGGTATGCGCCTCGACCGAGCCCGCCAGTTGCTGGCTGATAGCCGCTGCCAGGTGACCGAAGCGGCCCTGGCTACGGGTTTTACTCAGCTGGCACACTTCACCCGGGCATACCGGCGCCGCTTCGATGAGGCGCCCAGTGTCACGGCCGAGCGGGGCAGTGTTGCTGGGCAACATCGTGATGGGAGTTGA
- a CDS encoding GlxA family transcriptional regulator: MRLKPPHTVPERIGFLLLPRFAMVAFFSAIEPLRIANRIGGRTLFEWDPISRDGEPVVASNGMTLATSCSLQDVPRVSSLAVCASFEPESSIDDELLGWLQARAADDCVLGGMDTGCYALAAAGLLDDQTVTLHWECLPDFRTRFPKVDAVESVFEVTDEGFSCAGGSAAIDMSLDLIRRRHGDDLAAQVRDQLIHDQGRQPASRQRDPVMPQEPLVQRAIALMESNLELPLGIRELAGELDISWRRLDRLFARHFKSSPQQVYLARRLDHAHWLLRKTPHSIMQIALACGFASASSFSRAFRRRHGLTPSRLRRQVLSNRA; this comes from the coding sequence ATGAGACTCAAGCCTCCCCACACCGTCCCCGAGCGTATCGGTTTTCTGCTTCTACCGCGCTTCGCCATGGTGGCCTTCTTCTCGGCCATCGAACCGCTGCGCATCGCTAACCGTATAGGCGGTCGGACGCTGTTCGAGTGGGACCCGATCAGCCGCGACGGTGAGCCGGTCGTGGCTTCCAACGGCATGACCCTGGCCACGAGCTGCTCACTGCAAGACGTGCCACGGGTTTCCAGCCTGGCGGTCTGCGCCAGCTTCGAACCTGAAAGCAGCATCGATGACGAATTGCTCGGCTGGCTGCAGGCGCGTGCCGCCGACGACTGCGTACTCGGCGGCATGGATACCGGCTGCTATGCGTTAGCTGCAGCTGGACTGCTAGATGACCAGACGGTAACCCTGCATTGGGAATGCCTCCCCGATTTCCGTACTCGTTTTCCCAAGGTCGATGCCGTGGAATCGGTCTTCGAGGTTACCGACGAAGGCTTCTCCTGCGCCGGCGGCAGCGCGGCTATTGATATGAGTCTCGATCTGATCCGGCGTCGGCATGGCGACGACCTGGCCGCACAGGTACGCGATCAGTTGATCCACGATCAGGGCCGCCAACCGGCCAGCCGCCAGCGTGACCCCGTGATGCCCCAAGAGCCGCTGGTGCAGCGTGCCATCGCCCTGATGGAGTCCAACCTGGAGCTGCCGCTGGGCATTCGCGAGCTGGCCGGTGAGCTCGACATCTCATGGCGCCGCCTGGACCGCCTCTTCGCTCGCCATTTCAAGTCTTCGCCGCAGCAAGTCTATCTTGCTCGACGCCTGGATCACGCCCACTGGCTATTACGCAAGACGCCGCATAGCATCATGCAGATCGCCTTGGCCTGCGGCTTTGCCTCCGCTTCCAGCTTTTCTCGCGCCTTCCGCCGCCGTCACGGCCTCACTCCTAGCCGGCTGCGCCGACAGGTACTGTCGAACCGTGCATAG